AGAATCCGGGCGGTTTCGCGGACCGCTTTGGACTTCTGATTGTAAAAGCCAACCGGCCTGATCAATTCCTTCAACTTGCGCTCTGGAACCGCCGCGAGTTTGAGCGGGTCGGGCGCAATCTTGAACAGCTTCCGGCATACGGGCGCGGTCTGCGTGTCCTTCGTGCGCGCCGAAAGGATTCCCCCGATAAGTACGCGGTACGGATCGCGGCCCGTAACTTCCGCAAGTTCGTGCGTTCTGTATTCAGCCGCAAGTTTGTCCAGCACCGCGTTGACACGGCGCGTGCGCGCGGTTTTGGAAAGCGAAAGTATCGGCGCGGCCACTATCCCGGCCCCGCGTGCGACTCGACCGCGGCGTCGCCCCATCGGTAAACAAGATAAATCGGCTCCGCGGCTATCCTGACCTTGGTTCCACGAGTCAATCTGGTGTAAGTTTGCAATCCGGTTTCGGTCACCGCGACGGCTTCGAGATGCTCGTCTTCGGACTTAACGATCAACTCGTGCGCCTCACCCGTGCGCGAGAAGCACATCAGCACGATGCGGTTGTACCCGGTGAACCGCGCTATCTCCACATCGGCCGGCATTCCCCAGCGCGAGCGGATGTCGACCGCCGGGTCGTAAGTGAAGCTGCCGGAAAGCTGGCGGAATCGGAAAAACCGGACAAGTTCCGCGCCCACAACCGGATCGTCGCCGAGCGTTTCAGGCGTAACGAGGATGCATATGCTGCGCCGCTTTTGCCTGACGAGGTCGATGTAATTCCTTAAAAGCGTGCCATCCGCCTGCAGACAGAAAATCGGGTAGCCCATCTTGTTCACGACAGTGCGCGCCGGCGCGCCTTTCACAGGCGACTGAAACGAAGCGCCATCGTCGCCGGTGTCGTTGACGATCGCTATCGCGTCGAATCCCGCGGCTGCGTAAAGCGCCGCCAGCCGGTTCGGATCGAGCAGCTCAAGCTCCGAAGCGCGCACGGCCATAAGAAGCGGCGGACGAGGATAATACGCGGGATCGACCTCCTGCCCCGAGCTGTCTGTAAGCACCAGCCTTATATCTCTGCCCGATGGGACCAGCTCCAGCGCGTTGTGCGGCGGGAAATAAAAATTCGGCGGGACGTTGCTGCGAGTTCCCAGCCCCGGCGGAAGATCCTCGTTTTCGATGTACGCCAAGTTGGAAAACACTCCGTCCGTGCCGTCCCCGCCGGCGAGCTTCAATTCCGAAAGCTTAACCTCGCCGCCGCCGGATTTTGGAATGTATATTCGAATCGGCGTGCCATCGGGACCGATAATGTCCTCGGTATCGTAAAGCCGCTTGCGAAGCTCTTCGGGCATCTTCGACGGCTCGGTTTCTTCCGGCGGGATTCCGCCGGCAAGCCTGAACCACTCCGAAGCGGTGACCGTTACGTATCCGTTTTTTTCCAGCGACGAAAGAATAATATCCAGCGCGGCAGGAGTTTGCGCGTTGGTTCCATGCATGAGAATAACCGCGCCGTTGTGCAGTCCGCCCAGCGCGCGCGAAACAATCTTGTCGACGCCGGGCAGCTGCCAGTCGAGCGTGTCTATACTCCAAAGAAGTGAAATCAGGCCCGCGTCGCGGATGGCCTTGTTGACGCGCGCGTCGAAGTCGCCGAAGGGCGGCCGGAAAAATACCGGCGTCACTCCGCAGGTTTCCTTGACTATCCGCTGGGTGTCGGATATCTCGGACGCAAGCCCAGCCGCGCTAAGCGACGTCATCCTGGGATGGCTGTAGCTGTGATTGCCTATCTCATGCCCGGCGGCAACCATTTTTCGCGCCTGATCGGGAAATGCTTTCACGCGTCCCCCGTTCACGAAGAACGTAGCCCGCGCCTTGTGCTTTAAAAGAACGTCAAGTATCTGCTCGCAATAGACGGGATGCGGCACGTCATCGATCGTTATGGCGACGAATTTGAAATCCTTTCGCGATAGCGCTTCAGGGTTGAGCTGCTTGGAATCGTTCGGAAGCAGGTAATCGCGGTGCGACAAAAGCGCGGGCGCGGCGGCCAAATTCAGCCCAACGGCCGCTGTCAACAAACAAACCGAAAACAAGCGCGCAAACAGCTTGAATGAAATACCAATTCCAGCAGACACGGGCGGATTATACATCGAGGAGCCGCCCCATCAGCCCAGCCGTTATCCGGTCTGGTATCATGCGGCGCCCGCACGACGCGTTGCGCCGAACATGCCGGCGCGCGCGTCCGTCAAACAGCCGTTCTGTGAGGACTCATCGTGAATCAAACCACAAAAAGCATGATTGTAGTCGTCGTCATATTGGCGGCGATGCTGGCCGCCGCCTGGTATTTATCGAAAGGCAGTCCGGGCGGACCGCGGCCGCGGTCGACTTATTCCGAAAAGGACGGACAGCTTCCTAATTCCGGCCAGCCGCAACCGGAAAAGCTGCAGCGGTGCGACGGACTGGTCATAAACGCCTGGAAACGGTTGTCCATTTTGGAAAGCGAGTTCATTTCCAGATTCGAGGCGGCGACACCCGAGCAAAAAAGCGAAATGCGCTCGGAGCAGACAGCGCTTTTATTTTCCTACGAGCCTTACGAAAATCCTGACGTGCCGATCCCGGCGAACGATGAGAAAGACACGCCTGCCGAGCGCGCCCGGAAAGAAATTTGGAGAGTTGGCAGGCAATTCGAAACATCGATCAAGCAGAATCCGGGAAACGCCAACAACTATGCAAGTTACGCGGTGTTTTTAAAGCCGCGGAACGAAGTTTTGGCAGTCAAGAATTTCAAAGAGGCCATTTCGCTTTGGCCCGAAAATTACGTTTTCCATTTTCTTCTCGCCGATTATCTTTACAGGAGCGTAACAAGCAACCGCTACACAGTATTCAAAGGCGAGCACCCGGTTCTTAGAAGGTTGAAAAACGAAAAGGAAATACTTCATGAGCTCGACCTGGCGATAAAATACGATCCGAACAATCCATTTCTATTGATTTACCGGGGACAGG
This region of bacterium genomic DNA includes:
- a CDS encoding polysaccharide deacetylase family protein: MTAAVGLNLAAAPALLSHRDYLLPNDSKQLNPEALSRKDFKFVAITIDDVPHPVYCEQILDVLLKHKARATFFVNGGRVKAFPDQARKMVAAGHEIGNHSYSHPRMTSLSAAGLASEISDTQRIVKETCGVTPVFFRPPFGDFDARVNKAIRDAGLISLLWSIDTLDWQLPGVDKIVSRALGGLHNGAVILMHGTNAQTPAALDIILSSLEKNGYVTVTASEWFRLAGGIPPEETEPSKMPEELRKRLYDTEDIIGPDGTPIRIYIPKSGGGEVKLSELKLAGGDGTDGVFSNLAYIENEDLPPGLGTRSNVPPNFYFPPHNALELVPSGRDIRLVLTDSSGQEVDPAYYPRPPLLMAVRASELELLDPNRLAALYAAAGFDAIAIVNDTGDDGASFQSPVKGAPARTVVNKMGYPIFCLQADGTLLRNYIDLVRQKRRSICILVTPETLGDDPVVGAELVRFFRFRQLSGSFTYDPAVDIRSRWGMPADVEIARFTGYNRIVLMCFSRTGEAHELIVKSEDEHLEAVAVTETGLQTYTRLTRGTKVRIAAEPIYLVYRWGDAAVESHAGPG